One genomic segment of Rivularia sp. PCC 7116 includes these proteins:
- a CDS encoding allophycocyanin subunit alpha-B, translating to MTVVSQVILQADDQLRYPSSGELKNIKDYLQTGAQRLRIVNTLTENEKKIVEQATKTLWQKRPDFIAPGGNAYGQRERALCIRDYGWYLRLVTYGILAGDKDPIEKIGLIGVKEMYNSLGVPVPGMVEAIKGLKEASINLLSAEDAQQAAPYFDLIIQAMAQ from the coding sequence ATGACTGTAGTAAGCCAAGTTATTCTCCAAGCCGACGATCAACTGCGTTATCCGAGCAGTGGTGAACTCAAAAATATCAAAGACTATTTGCAAACAGGCGCACAACGGTTGCGAATAGTAAATACCTTAACTGAAAATGAAAAAAAGATAGTTGAGCAAGCGACTAAAACACTTTGGCAAAAGCGTCCTGACTTTATTGCCCCCGGTGGTAACGCTTACGGACAGCGCGAACGTGCCCTATGCATCCGCGATTATGGTTGGTATTTACGCCTAGTTACCTACGGCATACTCGCAGGTGATAAAGACCCAATTGAAAAAATTGGTTTGATTGGCGTTAAGGAAATGTACAACTCTTTGGGAGTTCCCGTACCCGGTATGGTTGAAGCTATTAAGGGATTAAAAGAAGCTTCAATTAATTTATTAAGTGCTGAAGATGCACAACAAGCCGCTCCTTATTTCGATTTGATTATTCAAGCTATGGCTCAATAG
- a CDS encoding clan AA aspartic protease, protein MINGRISEGKATIPVTFCLPSQPDFSVDFVIDTGFNDYLTLPLQAVNLMNLPLYSSIPARLADGSETVLSVHLATIIWDDVEKVVPVLASGYKPLLGVALMEGYHLEIDFEENGLVSLEKISSSSANRLT, encoded by the coding sequence ATGATTAATGGAAGAATTAGTGAGGGTAAAGCAACAATTCCAGTAACTTTTTGTTTACCTTCACAGCCAGATTTTTCTGTGGATTTTGTTATCGATACTGGATTCAATGACTATCTAACGCTACCACTACAAGCAGTAAATCTTATGAATCTTCCTTTATATTCAAGTATTCCTGCAAGATTAGCCGATGGTAGCGAAACTGTATTATCTGTACATTTAGCAACAATTATTTGGGATGATGTAGAAAAAGTAGTTCCAGTTTTAGCTTCTGGTTATAAACCTTTGTTGGGAGTTGCTTTGATGGAAGGATATCATTTAGAGATTGATTTTGAAGAAAATGGTTTGGTTTCCTTGGAAAAAATATCATCGTCGTCAGCAAATCGATTAACTTAA
- a CDS encoding Uma2 family endonuclease yields the protein MAIISSTQKQSQVFYPSSDGEPVAETHIHLYAILTTLEVLRQYLQGQQATVLVNQFLYYAQGFPKLRVAPDVMVIFDVEPGGRDNYKIWEEGKVPSVVFEMTSKGTQKQDIEQKKLLYEQLEVQEYWLFDPKGEWIEEKLRGYRLQGESFQLITDSRSEPLKLRLTIEDELIGCYREDTGEKLLIPDELAAKLSEETQRANEAEQLLARYRERFGDLNE from the coding sequence ATGGCAATTATTTCTTCTACTCAAAAACAGTCCCAAGTCTTCTACCCTAGTTCCGACGGAGAACCCGTAGCTGAAACCCATATTCACCTCTATGCTATACTAACTACCCTGGAAGTACTCAGACAATACCTCCAAGGACAACAGGCAACTGTTTTAGTAAATCAATTTTTATACTATGCTCAAGGTTTCCCAAAATTACGAGTAGCTCCCGATGTTATGGTAATTTTCGATGTTGAACCGGGAGGAAGAGATAATTACAAAATTTGGGAAGAAGGTAAAGTCCCTTCAGTTGTTTTTGAGATGACATCAAAAGGTACTCAAAAGCAAGACATCGAACAGAAAAAACTTCTATACGAACAATTAGAAGTACAAGAATATTGGCTTTTCGATCCTAAAGGTGAATGGATAGAAGAAAAATTGCGCGGTTATCGTCTGCAAGGAGAAAGTTTCCAATTAATTACAGATAGCCGCAGCGAACCTTTAAAATTACGTTTAACAATAGAAGATGAATTAATTGGTTGTTACCGCGAAGATACCGGAGAAAAACTATTAATTCCCGATGAATTAGCAGCTAAATTAAGTGAAGAAACCCAGCGTGCAAATGAGGCTGAACAACTTTTAGCTCGTTATCGCGAACGTTTTGGAGATTTAAACGAGTAA
- a CDS encoding DUF99 family protein, translated as MNLESLLKLNRTIRVIGFDDAPFIRGSGEKVNLAGIICAATRFEGMVWGELEQDGFDSTETICKLLLDSKFLPQLHIVLLDGIGFGGFNVVDLPTLAEKLQLPCVAVMRRQPDLDAVIDAMSRLPNLQQRQELLKRAGIIYEYSPFVFQVCGEEPEIIAKVLEKLTDCGKVPEALRLAHLISAAVIKGESGSSA; from the coding sequence ATGAATCTCGAATCCCTCCTCAAACTCAACCGTACAATCCGCGTGATTGGCTTCGACGACGCACCATTTATTCGTGGTAGTGGAGAAAAAGTTAATTTAGCGGGAATAATTTGTGCGGCAACTCGATTTGAAGGAATGGTTTGGGGAGAGTTAGAGCAAGACGGTTTTGATTCCACAGAAACCATTTGTAAATTATTACTTGACAGCAAATTTTTACCGCAATTACATATAGTATTACTCGACGGAATTGGCTTCGGTGGATTTAACGTAGTAGACTTACCAACCTTAGCCGAAAAACTCCAACTTCCCTGCGTCGCCGTCATGCGTCGTCAACCGGATTTAGATGCAGTTATTGACGCAATGAGTCGCTTACCAAATTTACAACAAAGACAAGAATTATTAAAAAGAGCCGGTATAATTTATGAATATTCGCCTTTCGTATTTCAAGTATGTGGTGAAGAGCCAGAAATCATTGCCAAAGTATTAGAAAAACTCACCGATTGTGGAAAAGTCCCCGAAGCATTGCGATTAGCTCACTTAATTTCTGCCGCTGTTATCAAAGGAGAAAGCGGAAGCTCTGCGTGA
- a CDS encoding type II toxin-antitoxin system RelE/ParE family toxin → MNYQLIISPETEFDIQDAFEWYEQSNTGLGSEFVRAVDGCFALIGRSPLAYPKIYQEVRRVLIRRFPYGVMYVVEEDVITIIACFHVKRDPKQWQKRNI, encoded by the coding sequence ATGAATTATCAGTTAATTATTAGCCCGGAAACAGAATTTGATATCCAAGATGCTTTTGAATGGTACGAACAAAGTAACACGGGGTTAGGTTCGGAATTTGTGCGTGCTGTAGATGGCTGTTTTGCGTTAATCGGAAGGAGTCCCTTAGCTTATCCTAAAATATATCAGGAAGTACGACGAGTGTTAATACGTCGTTTTCCTTATGGAGTAATGTATGTAGTGGAAGAAGATGTCATTACTATAATCGCTTGTTTTCACGTTAAACGCGACCCGAAACAATGGCAAAAAAGAAATATTTAA
- the rlmD gene encoding 23S rRNA (uracil(1939)-C(5))-methyltransferase RlmD: protein MTRTKWKQGDLVETIITDLSDTGDGVARSGELVVFVPDTVPGDRVLIRLINVKRNYSRGKVKELLQLSPHRIKPNCIVADKCGGCQWQHISYEYQLEAKRKAVIQALERIGGFKQPQVDAPLTAGKPLDYRNKATYPMGTSVGGKVIAGYYQKSSHQIVNLNQCPVQDSRLNPFLVEVKQDIQSLGWSIYDEGTHNGIVRHLGLRVGRRTGQVLLTLIVKDLNLPGIKKKAQDWLEKYPSLVGVMLNLQSDRTNRIFGDDSRLIAGNPYLEEEFASLKFQIKPDTFFQVNTETAESLLYEIQSELNLKGTEILVDAYCGIGTLTLPLAKQVHLAIGLEIQKSSIASARINAQYNHINNVTFHSGKVEELLSRISTKPDIVILDPPRKGCDRTVIETLRKLKPYRIVYVSCKPATLARDLQQLCEDSLYTLSRVQPADFFPQTAHVEVAAFLVLSDARQVT from the coding sequence ATGACTAGAACAAAATGGAAGCAGGGCGATCTGGTTGAAACTATAATTACAGACTTGAGCGATACGGGTGATGGTGTTGCCAGAAGCGGTGAATTGGTAGTGTTTGTACCGGATACTGTTCCCGGAGATCGCGTACTTATCCGTTTAATAAATGTCAAGCGGAATTATAGCAGAGGCAAAGTTAAAGAATTATTACAATTGTCGCCTCATCGAATTAAACCTAATTGCATTGTTGCGGATAAATGTGGCGGTTGTCAGTGGCAGCATATTAGCTATGAATACCAATTAGAAGCGAAACGTAAAGCTGTTATTCAAGCTTTAGAGCGTATCGGTGGTTTTAAGCAACCGCAAGTAGATGCCCCCTTAACTGCGGGTAAGCCATTGGATTACCGCAATAAAGCTACTTATCCGATGGGAACATCTGTTGGTGGCAAAGTTATAGCAGGTTATTATCAAAAATCTTCTCACCAGATAGTTAACTTAAACCAATGCCCGGTACAGGATTCGCGGTTAAATCCTTTTTTAGTAGAGGTAAAACAAGATATCCAATCATTGGGTTGGTCAATTTATGACGAGGGCACTCATAACGGAATAGTACGCCATTTAGGTTTACGTGTTGGTCGCCGTACCGGACAAGTTTTGTTGACTTTGATTGTCAAAGACTTGAATTTACCAGGAATTAAAAAGAAAGCCCAGGATTGGTTAGAAAAATATCCTTCATTAGTTGGAGTGATGTTAAATCTTCAGAGCGATCGCACTAATCGTATTTTTGGTGATGATAGCAGGTTAATCGCCGGAAATCCTTATTTAGAAGAAGAGTTTGCTTCTCTTAAATTTCAAATAAAACCAGATACTTTTTTCCAAGTAAATACTGAAACTGCTGAATCATTATTGTACGAAATTCAATCAGAATTAAATTTAAAAGGCACGGAAATACTAGTTGATGCTTATTGCGGCATTGGGACTTTAACTCTACCCCTTGCTAAACAAGTACATCTTGCTATTGGTTTGGAAATACAAAAATCATCAATCGCAAGCGCGAGAATTAATGCTCAGTATAATCACATAAACAACGTAACCTTCCACTCGGGAAAGGTAGAAGAATTACTGTCTCGGATATCTACGAAACCAGATATTGTTATACTTGACCCACCAAGAAAAGGATGCGATCGCACTGTAATTGAAACTTTACGCAAATTAAAACCATACCGTATTGTTTACGTAAGTTGTAAACCAGCAACACTTGCTCGCGACTTACAGCAACTTTGTGAAGATAGTTTATACACTTTGTCGCGAGTACAACCCGCTGATTTTTTTCCTCAAACAGCTCATGTGGAAGTTGCTGCATTTCTTGTACTATCTGATGCCCGTCAAGTTACTTAG
- a CDS encoding type II toxin-antitoxin system HigA family antitoxin, which produces MLARKNLTPEENTILDLLVKSIEDFEDKHYPIPKGTASSMLLHLMEAQDISKESLVQVFGSIENVDKVMNGDSEITSKQAQELENLFHVDASLFLNE; this is translated from the coding sequence TTGCTAGCGCGGAAAAATCTAACACCAGAAGAAAATACAATTTTAGACTTATTAGTAAAATCAATTGAAGATTTTGAAGATAAACATTACCCAATTCCTAAAGGTACAGCGAGTTCGATGCTTTTACATTTAATGGAAGCGCAGGATATTTCTAAGGAAAGTTTAGTACAAGTTTTTGGTTCTATTGAGAATGTTGATAAAGTTATGAATGGTGATTCAGAAATAACTTCTAAGCAAGCTCAAGAATTAGAAAATTTATTTCATGTTGATGCGAGTTTATTTTTAAATGAGTAA
- a CDS encoding M28 family peptidase, with protein sequence MTVNKRKRKFKAFSKAALIRLGVLLFILLGVIGWLWFTCFQMPGNSYSGQFLPLTAQEKIIQDNLQKDINKLAIEIGARNYNNYENINTAADFLKSSFQEAGYQVNKQEYKIDNKTFTNLEVEIKGVEKPDEIVIIGGHYDTAFTSPGANDNGSGVAAVLELARRFADKKPNKTLRFVEFTNEEPPYFWTENMGSLVYAKGCKERNENVVAMLSLETMGYFSEEEGSQKYPFPLNLIYPSQGNFIAFVGDINSSWLVKKTIDLFRKQVQFQSEGVAIFGQIPGVGWSDHWSFWEQDYQALMVTDTAPFRYKHYHTLEDIPDKIDYEKFARVVAGLEKVVGEFVR encoded by the coding sequence ATGACTGTGAATAAGAGAAAGCGTAAATTTAAAGCTTTTAGTAAAGCTGCTTTAATAAGGCTTGGTGTTTTACTGTTTATTTTATTGGGTGTTATTGGCTGGCTGTGGTTTACATGTTTCCAAATGCCGGGAAATAGCTACAGTGGTCAATTTCTTCCTTTAACCGCTCAAGAAAAAATAATTCAAGATAATTTACAAAAAGATATTAATAAGTTAGCTATTGAAATCGGAGCGCGTAATTACAATAATTATGAAAATATCAATACTGCGGCGGATTTTCTCAAATCTTCTTTTCAGGAAGCTGGTTATCAAGTCAATAAGCAAGAATATAAGATAGATAATAAAACTTTTACAAATTTAGAAGTTGAAATTAAGGGTGTTGAGAAACCTGATGAAATTGTAATTATTGGCGGACATTACGATACAGCTTTTACAAGCCCTGGTGCGAATGATAATGGTTCCGGTGTTGCTGCGGTATTGGAATTGGCGCGGAGATTTGCGGATAAAAAGCCAAATAAAACTTTACGGTTTGTGGAATTTACGAATGAGGAACCGCCGTATTTTTGGACTGAGAATATGGGTAGTTTGGTTTACGCGAAGGGTTGTAAGGAAAGGAATGAAAATGTTGTAGCAATGTTGAGTTTGGAAACGATGGGTTATTTTTCCGAGGAAGAAGGAAGTCAAAAATATCCGTTTCCGCTGAATTTAATTTATCCTTCTCAAGGTAATTTTATTGCTTTTGTGGGGGATATAAATTCTAGTTGGTTGGTGAAGAAGACAATTGATTTATTTCGCAAGCAGGTACAATTTCAATCGGAAGGTGTAGCGATTTTTGGTCAAATTCCTGGTGTGGGTTGGTCAGATCATTGGTCATTTTGGGAGCAAGATTATCAAGCTTTAATGGTTACTGATACTGCGCCTTTTCGCTACAAGCATTATCATACTTTAGAAGATATTCCCGATAAGATTGATTATGAAAAGTTCGCGCGGGTGGTTGCTGGTTTGGAGAAGGTTGTTGGGGAGTTTGTAAGGTAA
- a CDS encoding anti-sigma regulatory factor, whose product MITISLRPVGRNWGTISFASTLYLCPILDLLLAEIPGEMQAELRLGLQEALVNAAKHGNNLDPGKKVVVRFSLIDDRYWWVISDQGKGFIPECDCEEDPTEYLPPDESENGRGLSILHLIFDQVEWNRRGTELRLCKQLEHKRSRIPLLRN is encoded by the coding sequence GTGATTACCATTTCACTTCGTCCGGTAGGACGTAATTGGGGCACTATTAGTTTTGCCTCAACTCTATATCTCTGCCCAATTTTAGATTTGCTTTTGGCAGAAATTCCAGGAGAAATGCAAGCCGAATTAAGACTAGGACTTCAAGAAGCCCTAGTGAATGCAGCGAAGCACGGCAATAATCTCGATCCTGGAAAAAAAGTTGTAGTTCGTTTTTCTTTAATTGATGATAGATATTGGTGGGTAATATCAGATCAAGGCAAAGGATTTATTCCTGAATGCGATTGTGAAGAAGATCCCACCGAGTATTTGCCACCTGATGAATCAGAAAATGGTCGCGGTTTATCGATACTGCATCTAATTTTTGACCAGGTAGAATGGAATCGTAGAGGTACGGAATTGCGCTTGTGTAAGCAATTAGAGCATAAACGGTCGAGAATACCGTTGTTACGGAATTAA
- a CDS encoding DUF6745 domain-containing protein, with product MSESKFTKLTSEQEALIPVYREKWKKIALSTERIDKEKATEAVKQAYSFVGEKEPKMLFCRSPIEILQELQRRKKENIVFQPLNKIWKLFINLHDNIIIKLEEKFGEYIDDEIYLQLSEPINLCCEEIWGGISSTLFNRNLFPLFYELGNDCKFSHETIHASFLDYYLNVLNISINKTNKSQWEIYKSLVLSCSWIFFGKNTCFVSERPFTLFFDDENLLHADAKPAIEYSDAIKVYAYHGMIIPEKYGKHHPNQWKPSWLLQERNAELRKILIQEICYSRILEELQAIELDSYQEYTLLKINSDIDIEPIYLLKMICPSTGNIHVLRVPPQMKTAREAITWVNWGIPPEDFAIQT from the coding sequence ATGTCAGAATCAAAATTTACAAAATTAACATCGGAGCAAGAAGCTTTGATTCCAGTTTATCGGGAAAAGTGGAAAAAAATTGCGCTTTCAACTGAGAGGATTGATAAAGAAAAAGCAACGGAAGCGGTGAAACAAGCTTATAGTTTTGTCGGTGAAAAAGAGCCGAAAATGCTGTTTTGTAGAAGTCCAATAGAAATATTACAAGAATTACAAAGACGAAAAAAAGAAAATATAGTATTTCAACCACTAAATAAAATATGGAAATTATTTATCAACCTGCATGACAACATAATCATAAAATTAGAAGAAAAATTCGGAGAATATATAGATGATGAAATTTATCTTCAATTATCCGAACCAATAAATCTTTGTTGTGAAGAAATATGGGGAGGTATTAGCTCAACTTTATTCAATAGGAATTTGTTTCCACTATTTTATGAATTAGGTAATGATTGTAAATTCAGTCATGAGACTATACATGCTAGCTTTTTAGATTACTATCTCAATGTTTTAAATATCAGTATCAATAAAACAAACAAATCACAATGGGAAATTTATAAATCATTAGTTTTATCTTGTAGTTGGATATTCTTTGGTAAAAACACTTGCTTTGTTTCCGAACGTCCTTTCACCCTATTCTTCGATGATGAAAATTTACTTCACGCAGATGCTAAACCAGCAATAGAATATTCAGATGCGATAAAAGTATATGCCTATCATGGAATGATAATACCCGAAAAATACGGAAAACATCATCCAAATCAATGGAAACCATCATGGCTTTTACAAGAGCGAAATGCCGAATTAAGAAAAATACTAATTCAAGAAATATGTTACAGCCGGATTCTTGAAGAATTACAAGCCATAGAATTAGATTCTTATCAAGAATATACTTTACTTAAGATTAATTCAGATATCGACATCGAGCCAATTTACTTATTAAAAATGATTTGTCCTTCAACAGGAAATATTCACGTTTTGCGCGTACCCCCTCAAATGAAAACAGCCCGTGAAGCGATTACTTGGGTAAATTGGGGAATTCCACCAGAAGACTTTGCAATTCAAACTTAA
- a CDS encoding phosphoribosylanthranilate isomerase produces the protein MQPTLKPRIKICCISSIEEAFMAINYGASALGFVSHMPSGPGVISEELITEIIAQIPPPIATFLLTSSQNAQEIIQQIKRCGTNTVQICDNIKSGNYQDIREANPGISIVQVIHVNDEESINEAIKIAPFVDAILLDSGNQSLDVKELGGTGKIHNWDISKTIRDRLKIPIFLAGGLKPENAALAVKQVAPFALDVCSGVRTDEKLDKNKLKRFFEQL, from the coding sequence ATGCAACCAACATTAAAACCAAGAATAAAAATCTGCTGTATTTCCAGCATAGAAGAAGCATTTATGGCAATTAATTACGGAGCTTCAGCATTAGGATTTGTATCTCATATGCCCAGCGGACCTGGTGTAATATCAGAAGAATTAATTACCGAAATAATCGCTCAAATACCGCCACCCATCGCTACTTTTTTGCTTACTTCCAGTCAAAATGCCCAAGAAATTATTCAACAAATAAAGCGTTGCGGTACAAACACCGTACAAATTTGCGACAACATAAAATCTGGAAATTACCAAGATATTCGAGAAGCTAACCCAGGAATTTCCATAGTTCAAGTAATTCACGTCAATGACGAAGAATCAATCAATGAAGCAATTAAAATCGCACCATTTGTAGATGCCATTTTACTAGATTCCGGAAATCAATCTCTTGATGTAAAAGAATTAGGAGGAACTGGAAAAATTCATAATTGGGATATTAGCAAAACAATTCGCGATCGCCTAAAAATTCCAATCTTTTTAGCAGGAGGATTAAAACCTGAAAACGCCGCTTTAGCAGTAAAACAAGTAGCACCTTTCGCCCTTGATGTATGTAGTGGAGTTCGTACAGATGAAAAACTTGATAAAAATAAACTAAAACGTTTTTTTGAGCAACTTTAG
- a CDS encoding addiction module protein: MHPILKVDISELSVSERIQLAEDLWDSILAEGNTDVPLRESQKQELDRRLELHRQNPQQGSTWEEVKQRLGFDK; this comes from the coding sequence ATGCATCCTATATTAAAGGTTGATATTTCGGAATTAAGCGTATCCGAGCGGATACAACTAGCTGAGGATTTATGGGATAGTATTCTGGCTGAGGGTAATACCGATGTTCCTTTGAGGGAAAGTCAAAAACAAGAATTAGATAGACGTTTAGAATTGCATCGTCAAAATCCACAGCAGGGTTCAACCTGGGAAGAGGTTAAACAGCGTCTGGGTTTTGATAAATGA
- a CDS encoding DUF6439 family protein — protein MSQSSQLPKTSQLQDYTTLELAQTLLERLSISPNDWHRLKSNRKVRACEQTAAALVFLLSEQSEEAQVRLEQASGWLNRSISAPPCPTHGDKKDG, from the coding sequence ATGTCTCAATCCAGCCAACTGCCTAAAACTAGTCAATTGCAAGATTACACTACATTAGAACTAGCCCAAACTTTATTGGAGAGATTAAGTATATCTCCTAACGATTGGCATCGTCTTAAGTCTAATCGCAAAGTTCGCGCTTGCGAACAAACAGCAGCAGCTTTGGTATTTCTTCTTTCCGAACAATCTGAAGAAGCACAAGTCAGATTAGAACAAGCCAGTGGCTGGCTCAATCGTTCTATTAGTGCCCCACCTTGTCCAACTCACGGAGACAAAAAAGATGGTTAG
- the asnS gene encoding asparagine--tRNA ligase — MIEKRIAEILRSAQPNESVKVQGWVRTKRELKGFAFIEVNDGSSLASLQVVLDQDLPEYENILKQLNTGASVEASGVLVESQGKGQRIELKAEMLKVYGEADPETYPLQKKRHSFEFLRTIGHLRSRTNSLGAVFRVRNACAAAIHDFFQQRGFLWVHTPIITASDCEGAGELFSVTNLDLKNIPQTEDKKVDYSQDFFGRPTYLTVSGQLEAEIMAMTFGNVYTFGPTFRAENSNTSRHLAEFWMVEPEMAFCQLSEDMDLAEEFLRYVFKYVMDKCPEDMDFFNLRVDKTVLETAENIINNQFERITYTEAVKLLEKADTKFEYPVSWGLDLQSEHERYLCEKLFKKPVIVSDYPTEIKAFYMRLSDDEKTVAAMDVLAPKIGEIIGGSQREERYDVLENRIKAQGMKPEDLWWYMDLRRYGTVAHAGFGLGFERLVQFMTGMANIRDVIPFPRTPENAEF; from the coding sequence ATGATAGAGAAGCGGATTGCAGAAATATTACGGAGCGCTCAACCCAACGAATCGGTGAAGGTGCAAGGTTGGGTAAGAACAAAGCGCGAGTTAAAAGGGTTTGCTTTTATTGAAGTGAATGATGGTTCATCTCTGGCTAGTTTACAGGTTGTGCTAGACCAAGATTTGCCAGAATATGAAAATATTTTAAAACAATTAAATACAGGTGCTTCTGTGGAAGCATCGGGAGTACTGGTTGAGTCTCAAGGAAAAGGACAGCGAATTGAACTAAAAGCGGAAATGCTAAAAGTTTATGGCGAAGCAGATCCAGAAACTTATCCGCTACAGAAAAAACGTCATTCTTTTGAATTTTTAAGAACAATTGGACATCTACGCAGTCGTACTAATTCCTTGGGTGCGGTTTTTCGGGTACGTAACGCTTGTGCTGCGGCTATTCATGATTTTTTTCAGCAGCGTGGCTTTTTATGGGTTCATACGCCAATCATCACCGCTAGCGATTGCGAAGGTGCTGGCGAACTTTTTAGCGTCACCAATTTGGATTTAAAGAATATTCCTCAAACAGAAGATAAAAAGGTAGACTACAGTCAAGACTTTTTTGGTAGACCGACATATTTAACAGTTAGCGGTCAGTTAGAAGCCGAAATTATGGCAATGACGTTTGGAAACGTCTATACTTTTGGCCCTACCTTCCGCGCAGAAAATTCCAATACTTCCCGTCACCTTGCAGAATTCTGGATGGTTGAACCGGAGATGGCTTTTTGTCAACTATCGGAAGATATGGATTTAGCTGAGGAGTTCCTTAGATATGTCTTCAAATATGTGATGGATAAATGTCCCGAAGATATGGACTTTTTCAATCTGCGAGTTGATAAAACAGTATTGGAAACCGCAGAAAATATTATCAATAATCAGTTTGAACGAATTACTTATACAGAAGCCGTCAAACTATTAGAAAAAGCCGATACTAAGTTTGAATATCCCGTAAGTTGGGGTTTAGATTTACAATCAGAACACGAGCGGTATCTATGCGAGAAATTATTTAAAAAGCCGGTTATTGTTAGCGATTATCCGACAGAGATTAAAGCTTTTTATATGAGGTTGAGCGATGATGAAAAAACCGTTGCCGCCATGGATGTTTTAGCGCCGAAAATTGGTGAAATTATTGGTGGTTCCCAACGGGAAGAAAGATATGATGTGTTGGAAAATCGCATTAAAGCTCAAGGAATGAAACCAGAAGATTTATGGTGGTACATGGATTTACGTCGTTACGGTACCGTAGCTCATGCTGGTTTTGGATTGGGTTTTGAAAGATTAGTGCAGTTTATGACGGGAATGGCGAATATTCGCGATGTGATTCCGTTCCCACGTACTCCGGAGAATGCGGAGTTTTAA